The following proteins are encoded in a genomic region of Microcoleus sp. FACHB-68:
- the lpxA gene encoding acyl-ACP--UDP-N-acetylglucosamine O-acyltransferase gives MKTLIHPTAVIHPGAQLHPTVQVGPYAVIGDLVKVGPETTIGAHVVIEGKTEIGARNQIFPGAAIGLEPQDLKYDGSLSCVQIGNDNRLREYVTVNRATGAGETTTIGNNNLLMAYVHVAHNCEIADGVVIANAVSLAGHVHIESRATIGGVGGIHQFVHIGRLSMIGGVARIVQDVPPYMLIEGNPSRVRTLNSLGLKRAGLTETDRNYLKKAFRIIYRSGLTLNEALEQLDLFPENEYVQHLRRFLQLSQMKGRRGPMPGRRLHMRGEE, from the coding sequence ATGAAGACTTTAATTCATCCCACCGCTGTCATCCATCCCGGCGCTCAACTGCACCCGACTGTACAGGTGGGACCCTATGCAGTCATTGGGGATCTCGTAAAAGTTGGCCCAGAAACGACGATTGGTGCCCATGTCGTCATCGAAGGGAAAACGGAAATTGGTGCTCGCAATCAAATTTTCCCAGGCGCAGCCATTGGTTTAGAACCTCAGGATCTTAAATATGATGGTTCTTTGAGTTGCGTACAAATCGGAAACGACAACCGGCTGCGTGAGTATGTGACAGTTAACCGGGCCACGGGTGCTGGCGAAACGACGACTATCGGCAATAATAATCTGCTCATGGCTTATGTTCATGTGGCTCATAACTGTGAGATTGCAGACGGCGTGGTGATTGCCAATGCGGTGTCCCTAGCCGGCCACGTCCATATTGAATCTCGCGCTACGATTGGGGGCGTTGGGGGTATCCATCAGTTTGTCCACATCGGGCGATTGTCGATGATCGGGGGTGTGGCCCGGATTGTTCAGGATGTGCCGCCCTATATGCTCATTGAGGGCAATCCGTCACGGGTGCGAACGCTGAACTCGCTTGGCCTGAAGCGGGCCGGTTTGACGGAGACTGATCGCAACTATCTTAAGAAAGCATTCCGAATTATTTACCGTTCTGGACTGACACTGAACGAAGCCCTAGAACAGCTAGATTTATTCCCCGAAAACGAATACGTGCAACATTTGCGCCGGTTCCTGCAACTGTCTCAAATGAAAGGCCGGCGTGGGCCAATGCCA